One segment of Fusobacterium massiliense DNA contains the following:
- a CDS encoding FAD-dependent oxidoreductase: protein MKKEYNLKLIERKVVAENTIEMIFSKPEDYDFKIGQYTFLDVSDKEKNIIVTTRALSIASHPDEDILRFVMRTSDSDFKTRCLAMEKGDPASVTKATGSFGFRFSEKEIVFLISGIGIAPIIPMLMELEKIKYEGKVSLFYSNRTLEKTTYHEWLGKFDIKNYKYNPVFTGIQPRINFDLLKEKLDDVNQAYYYIIGTGEFIKTMKNLLVENNIDKKHYLVDNFG, encoded by the coding sequence ATGAAAAAAGAGTACAACTTAAAACTAATTGAAAGAAAAGTGGTTGCAGAAAATACAATAGAAATGATTTTTTCAAAACCAGAAGATTATGATTTTAAAATAGGGCAATACACATTTTTAGATGTTAGTGATAAAGAAAAAAATATTATTGTAACAACAAGAGCATTGTCAATAGCTTCTCATCCAGATGAAGATATTTTAAGATTTGTTATGAGAACAAGTGATAGTGATTTTAAAACTAGATGTTTGGCAATGGAAAAAGGAGACCCAGCTTCAGTAACAAAGGCTACTGGAAGTTTCGGATTTAGATTTTCAGAAAAAGAAATAGTATTTTTGATTTCTGGAATAGGAATAGCTCCAATAATTCCAATGCTTATGGAATTAGAAAAAATAAAATATGAAGGAAAAGTTAGTTTGTTCTATTCAAATAGAACTTTAGAAAAGACTACTTACCATGAGTGGTTAGGAAAATTTGATATCAAAAATTATAAGTATAATCCAGTGTTTACTGGAATTCAACCAAGAATAAATTTTGATTTATTAAAAGAAAAATTAGATGATGTTAATCAAGCATATTATTATATAATAGGAACTGGAGAATTTATAAAAACTATGAAGAATCTTCTAGTTGAAAATAATATTGATAAAAAACATTACTTAGTTGATAATTTTGGATAA
- a CDS encoding ATP-binding protein, which translates to MKSMNKIKLFVPSYLSNLSLVRAMTRVYLREHNVVGADEIQLLSVVDELATNAIEHAYDYGQGEIKIVLDIYNNTVFLTVEDYGRGYTENTESKEDGGYGLFIARKLVDVLKIEKKTRGTIFKVEKKLKEAV; encoded by the coding sequence ATGAAAAGTATGAATAAAATAAAATTATTTGTGCCATCTTATTTGAGCAACCTCTCTTTAGTTAGAGCCATGACAAGAGTTTATCTTAGAGAACATAATGTAGTTGGAGCTGATGAAATTCAATTACTTTCAGTAGTGGACGAGTTGGCAACAAATGCTATAGAGCATGCTTATGATTATGGTCAAGGTGAGATAAAAATTGTTTTAGATATTTATAATAATACTGTCTTTTTAACTGTTGAAGATTACGGAAGAGGTTATACAGAAAATACAGAAAGTAAAGAAGACGGTGGGTATGGATTGTTTATTGCTAGAAAATTAGTAGATGTTTTAAAAATTGAAAAAAAGACAAGAGGAACTATTTTTAAGGTAGAAAAGAAACTTAAGGAGGCAGTATAG
- the rny gene encoding ribonuclease Y, whose amino-acid sequence MHLLIIIGAVLIALAIVFSIFFKKSVIDKQIEKLMNLEDEVEKAKIKAKEILEEAEKNAVSKAKEIELKAKEKAYQIKEEVEKEARNIKNEIAQKEARIIKKEEILDGKIEKIEIKSLELEKINDELEEKRKEIEELKQKEEEELSKISGLSKQEAKEILLNKLRDEMTHEMALTIREFENKIDEEKEKISQKILATAIGKAAADYVADATVSVINLPNDEMKGRIIGREGRNIRAIEALTGVDVIIDDTPEAVVLSCFDGVKREIARMTIEKLITDGRIHPGKIEEIVNKCKKEIEKEIIAAGEEALIELSIPSMHPEIIKTLGRLKYRTSYGQNVLTHSIEVAKIASTLAAEIGVDVALAKRAGLLHDIGKVLVNEIETSHAIVGGEFIKKFGEKPDVVNAVMAHHNEVEFETIEAILVQAADAVSASRPGARRETLTAYIKRLENLEEIANSFDGVESSFAIQAGRELRIVINPDKISDDEATLMSREVAKKIEDTMQYPGQIKVTILRETRAVEYAK is encoded by the coding sequence ATGCACTTATTGATTATCATTGGAGCAGTTTTAATAGCCTTAGCTATTGTATTTTCAATCTTTTTTAAAAAATCAGTTATTGACAAACAAATCGAAAAGTTAATGAACTTAGAAGATGAAGTTGAAAAAGCAAAAATAAAGGCTAAAGAAATTTTAGAAGAAGCCGAAAAAAATGCTGTTTCTAAAGCCAAAGAAATAGAGTTAAAAGCTAAAGAAAAAGCATATCAAATTAAAGAAGAAGTTGAAAAAGAAGCAAGAAATATTAAAAATGAAATTGCTCAAAAAGAAGCAAGAATTATTAAAAAAGAAGAAATACTAGATGGAAAAATTGAAAAAATAGAAATTAAAAGTCTAGAATTAGAAAAAATTAACGATGAACTTGAAGAAAAAAGAAAAGAAATTGAAGAGTTAAAACAAAAAGAAGAAGAAGAACTATCTAAAATTAGTGGTTTAAGCAAACAAGAAGCTAAAGAGATTTTATTAAATAAACTAAGAGATGAAATGACTCATGAAATGGCATTAACTATTAGAGAATTTGAAAATAAAATCGATGAAGAAAAAGAAAAAATTAGTCAAAAGATTTTAGCAACTGCTATTGGAAAAGCAGCTGCAGACTATGTAGCTGATGCAACTGTATCAGTTATAAACTTACCTAACGACGAAATGAAAGGTAGAATAATAGGAAGAGAAGGAAGAAATATCAGAGCTATTGAAGCATTAACTGGGGTTGATGTAATAATAGATGATACTCCGGAAGCTGTTGTTCTTTCATGTTTCGATGGAGTTAAGAGAGAAATTGCAAGAATGACAATAGAAAAATTGATTACTGATGGAAGAATACATCCAGGAAAGATTGAAGAAATTGTAAATAAATGTAAAAAAGAAATTGAAAAAGAAATCATTGCAGCTGGAGAAGAAGCTCTTATCGAGTTATCAATTCCATCTATGCATCCTGAAATTATAAAAACTTTAGGAAGATTAAAATATAGAACAAGTTATGGTCAAAACGTGTTGACACACTCTATTGAGGTTGCTAAAATAGCTTCAACATTAGCAGCTGAAATTGGAGTAGATGTTGCCCTTGCTAAGAGAGCTGGACTTTTACATGATATTGGAAAAGTTTTAGTAAATGAAATTGAAACATCTCATGCTATTGTCGGAGGAGAATTTATTAAGAAATTTGGAGAAAAACCAGATGTAGTAAATGCGGTTATGGCTCACCACAATGAAGTAGAGTTTGAAACAATAGAAGCTATACTTGTTCAAGCAGCAGATGCTGTATCAGCATCAAGACCTGGAGCAAGAAGAGAAACATTGACAGCTTATATTAAGAGATTAGAAAATCTTGAAGAAATTGCTAACTCATTTGATGGAGTTGAATCTTCATTTGCAATTCAAGCAGGAAGAGAACTTAGAATAGTTATTAATCCTGATAAGATAAGTGATGATGAAGCAACATTAATGTCGAGAGAGGTAGCTAAAAAAATTGAAGATACTATGCAGTATCCAGGACAAATAAAAGTAACAATTCTGAGAGAAACAAGAGCAGTAGAATATGCAAAATAA
- the putP gene encoding sodium/proline symporter PutP, giving the protein MASYEIFITFGIYLVFLMLIGIYFYSKTTTHESYVLGDRGVGYWVTALSAQASDMSGWLLLGLPGAVYLSGLTEIWVVIGLALGTYLNWKFVAPALRIQTEKYNSLTIPSFISQKLNDNKGYIRTFSAIVILFFFTIYSASGLVASGKLFDSLLGIDYKWGVLIGGGTIIVYTFLGGYLACCWTDFFQGCLMFFAILVVPVVAYFNGGGIDGISAAMDAKDISLNVFKYAKALSLPVIISGLGWGLGYFGQPHIIVRFMSIDSADELWKSRLIAMIWVIISLVGAIAVGVTGIGVFTDVAEISGDAEKIFIFLIHKLFNPWMAGILFAAILSAIMSTISSQLLVSSNTLTEDFYKHIIKREKTHTEMIWVGRICVVVIFLIAGVLAMNPSSKVLELVSYAWAGFGGVFSPVILFTLYKKELHWKTVLVSMIIATITVIVWKQSGLGNIIYEIVPSFLINCISIYVLEKFKIFR; this is encoded by the coding sequence ATGGCAAGTTATGAAATTTTTATTACATTTGGAATTTATTTGGTATTTTTAATGTTGATTGGAATTTATTTTTATTCTAAAACAACAACTCATGAATCATATGTTTTAGGAGATAGAGGAGTTGGTTATTGGGTAACTGCTTTATCTGCTCAAGCTAGTGATATGAGTGGATGGTTACTTTTAGGATTACCTGGAGCCGTATATTTAAGTGGGCTAACTGAAATATGGGTAGTCATTGGTTTAGCATTGGGAACTTATTTGAACTGGAAATTTGTTGCACCAGCTCTTAGAATACAAACTGAAAAATATAACTCTTTGACTATACCTTCATTTATTTCTCAAAAATTAAATGACAATAAAGGATATATAAGAACATTTTCAGCAATAGTAATTTTATTTTTCTTTACTATATATTCAGCTTCTGGTCTTGTTGCAAGTGGTAAATTATTTGATTCTTTACTTGGAATAGATTATAAATGGGGAGTGTTAATTGGTGGTGGAACAATAATTGTTTATACTTTTCTTGGAGGATATCTTGCTTGTTGTTGGACAGACTTTTTCCAAGGTTGTTTGATGTTTTTTGCTATACTAGTAGTTCCAGTTGTTGCTTATTTTAATGGTGGAGGAATAGATGGGATAAGTGCCGCTATGGATGCAAAAGATATTTCTTTAAATGTTTTTAAATATGCTAAAGCTTTGAGCTTGCCAGTTATAATTTCAGGATTAGGATGGGGGCTTGGATATTTTGGACAACCACATATAATAGTTAGATTTATGAGTATAGATAGTGCAGACGAACTATGGAAATCAAGACTTATAGCTATGATATGGGTTATAATTTCTTTAGTTGGAGCAATTGCGGTTGGAGTTACAGGAATTGGAGTTTTTACAGATGTAGCAGAAATTAGTGGAGATGCAGAAAAAATATTTATATTTTTAATACATAAATTATTTAATCCTTGGATGGCAGGAATATTGTTTGCTGCAATATTATCTGCAATAATGTCAACAATTTCATCACAATTATTGGTATCTTCAAATACATTAACAGAAGATTTCTATAAACATATTATAAAAAGAGAAAAAACTCATACTGAAATGATATGGGTTGGAAGAATTTGTGTTGTTGTAATATTTTTAATAGCAGGAGTTCTTGCAATGAATCCTAGTTCAAAAGTTTTAGAATTAGTTTCTTATGCTTGGGCAGGTTTTGGAGGTGTATTTTCTCCAGTGATTTTATTTACTTTATATAAAAAGGAACTGCATTGGAAGACTGTTTTAGTTTCTATGATAATAGCAACAATTACTGTTATTGTTTGGAAACAATCAGGGCTTGGGAATATAATTTATGAAATAGTTCCATCTTTTCTAATAAATTGCATAAGTATATATGTATTAGAAAAATTTAAAATTTTTAGATAA
- the miaA gene encoding tRNA (adenosine(37)-N6)-dimethylallyltransferase MiaA, with translation MNTLNKAIVIAGPTGVGKTDISISLAKKIKAEIISADSAQVYKGLDIGTAKIKTEEMQEIKHHLIDILEPINKYSVGDFEKNVNNILNNNSEKNFLLVGGTGLYLNSVTNGLSSLPSADKKIREYLANIDNKTLLEMALKYDEEATKEIHPNNRIRLERVIEVFLITGEKFSVLSKKNIKNNNFSFLKIALERDRAYLYERINKRVDIMIENGLVQEVEKLYLKNRDNLKKLNIIGYSELIDYFDGIISLDKAIDEIKKNSRHYAKRQFTWFKGDKDYIWFNLDSETEEKIVEKIDTMFNKMA, from the coding sequence TTGAATACTTTGAATAAAGCAATAGTCATAGCTGGACCAACTGGAGTAGGGAAAACAGATATTTCGATAAGTTTAGCAAAAAAAATAAAGGCTGAAATAATATCGGCTGATTCTGCTCAAGTTTATAAAGGGCTTGATATAGGGACTGCTAAAATAAAAACAGAAGAGATGCAAGAAATAAAACATCATTTAATAGATATATTGGAACCAATAAATAAATATAGTGTTGGAGATTTTGAAAAAAATGTTAATAATATTTTAAACAATAATTCAGAAAAGAATTTTTTGTTAGTTGGAGGGACAGGTCTATATTTAAATTCAGTTACAAATGGTTTATCTAGTTTACCATCAGCTGATAAAAAGATTAGGGAGTATTTAGCAAACATTGATAATAAAACTTTGCTAGAAATGGCATTAAAATATGATGAAGAAGCAACAAAAGAAATACACCCAAATAATAGAATAAGACTTGAAAGAGTTATAGAAGTATTTTTGATAACTGGAGAAAAATTTTCAGTTTTATCAAAAAAAAATATAAAAAATAATAATTTTTCTTTTTTGAAAATTGCTTTGGAGAGAGATAGAGCTTATCTTTATGAAAGAATCAATAAGAGAGTTGATATCATGATAGAAAATGGACTTGTCCAAGAAGTAGAAAAATTATATTTAAAAAATAGAGATAATTTAAAAAAATTAAATATAATAGGATATTCTGAACTTATAGATTATTTTGATGGTATTATTAGTTTAGATAAAGCAATAGATGAAATTAAAAAAAATTCAAGACATTATGCTAAAAGACAATTTACTTGGTTTAAAGGAGATAAAGATTATATTTGGTTTAATCTTGACTCTGAAACAGAAGAAAAAATTGTAGAAAAAATAGACACAATGTTTAATAAAATGGCTTGA
- a CDS encoding STAS domain-containing protein, whose translation MENNFEILERVKEDVQIIEINGELDAFVAPKLKEILSKFIEKDVVKYIVDFQGLIHINSLAMGILRGKLQTVREMGGDIKIINLNKHIQTIFETIGLDEIFEIYKTEDEAIKSFK comes from the coding sequence ATGGAAAATAATTTTGAAATCTTAGAAAGAGTAAAAGAAGATGTGCAAATAATTGAAATTAACGGAGAACTTGATGCTTTTGTTGCCCCTAAACTAAAAGAAATTCTTAGTAAATTTATTGAAAAAGATGTAGTTAAATATATTGTTGATTTTCAAGGATTAATTCATATTAATAGTCTAGCTATGGGAATTTTAAGAGGAAAATTACAAACAGTTAGAGAAATGGGTGGAGATATTAAGATAATAAATCTTAATAAGCATATCCAAACTATTTTTGAGACTATAGGACTAGACGAAATATTTGAAATTTATAAGACAGAAGATGAGGCAATCAAAAGTTTCAAATAA
- the obgE gene encoding GTPase ObgE, with product MFIDEVIITVKAGNGGDGSAAFRREKFVQFGGPDGGDGGKGGDVIFVADSNINTLIDFKFKKLFKAQNGENGQKKQMYGKKGEDLIIKVPVGTQVRDFTTGKLILDMNENGEQRILLKGGKGGYGNIHFKNSVRKAPKIAEKGGEGAEIKVKLELKLLADVALVGYPSVGKSSFINKVSAANSKVGNYHFTTLEPKLGVVRLEEEKSFVIADIPGLIEGAHEGVGLGDKFLRHIERCKMIYHIVDVAEIEGRDCIEDFEKINFELKKFSEKLANKRQIVLANKMDLLWDMEKYNKFKDYLAEKGIEIYPMSVILNDGLKEILYKTYDMLNHIEREPLEEEVDIKKLLKELRVVKEDFELTRDEDDAIVVGGRIVDDVLAKYVIGMDDESLVTFLHMMRNLGMEEALQDFGVQDGDTVKIADVEFEYFE from the coding sequence ATGTTTATAGATGAAGTTATAATAACAGTTAAAGCTGGGAATGGTGGAGATGGTTCTGCTGCTTTCAGAAGAGAAAAATTTGTGCAATTTGGAGGACCAGATGGTGGTGATGGTGGAAAAGGTGGAGATGTAATATTTGTTGCTGATTCTAATATCAATACTCTTATAGATTTTAAGTTTAAAAAGTTATTTAAAGCTCAAAACGGAGAAAATGGTCAAAAAAAACAAATGTATGGAAAAAAAGGAGAAGACTTAATTATTAAAGTTCCAGTTGGAACTCAAGTAAGAGATTTTACAACTGGTAAATTAATACTTGATATGAATGAAAATGGAGAACAAAGAATTTTACTAAAAGGTGGAAAAGGTGGATATGGAAATATTCATTTTAAAAACTCTGTTAGAAAAGCTCCAAAAATTGCTGAAAAAGGTGGAGAAGGAGCTGAAATAAAAGTAAAATTAGAATTAAAACTTTTAGCAGATGTTGCTCTTGTTGGATATCCATCAGTTGGAAAATCAAGTTTTATAAACAAGGTTTCAGCAGCAAATTCAAAAGTTGGAAATTATCACTTTACAACATTAGAACCTAAATTAGGTGTAGTTAGATTAGAGGAAGAAAAATCTTTTGTAATAGCTGATATACCAGGATTAATTGAAGGGGCACATGAAGGAGTTGGATTAGGAGATAAATTCTTAAGACATATAGAAAGATGTAAAATGATTTATCATATTGTTGATGTTGCTGAAATTGAAGGTAGAGATTGTATCGAAGATTTTGAAAAAATAAATTTTGAATTAAAGAAATTTAGTGAAAAATTAGCAAATAAAAGACAAATAGTTTTAGCTAATAAAATGGATTTATTATGGGATATGGAAAAATATAATAAATTTAAAGATTATTTAGCAGAAAAAGGAATTGAAATATATCCGATGTCTGTAATATTAAATGATGGTCTAAAAGAAATATTATATAAAACTTATGACATGTTGAATCATATAGAAAGAGAACCTTTAGAAGAAGAAGTAGATATTAAAAAGTTATTGAAAGAATTAAGAGTTGTAAAAGAAGATTTTGAACTAACTAGAGATGAAGATGATGCTATTGTTGTTGGTGGAAGAATAGTAGATGATGTTTTAGCAAAATATGTTATAGGAATGGACGATGAATCATTGGTAACATTCTTGCACATGATGAGAAATTTAGGAATGGAGGAGGCTCTACAAGATTTTGGAGTTCAAGATGGAGATACTGTAAAGATTGCTGATGTAGAGTTTGAATACTTTGAATAA